DNA from Tripterygium wilfordii isolate XIE 37 chromosome 4, ASM1340144v1, whole genome shotgun sequence:
AACCATAAGGTAAGCTTGCCTCTACTCCAGGAGGTTTAATTTGACCAATGGCTTTAGCAGCTCCTAAAACTGCAGCAGATCCTCCCATATCAAATTTCATTAGCTCAATTGAGCACCCAGGTCCAGTCTTGATGTTGTAACCACCACTAAAACCATAGAAAAAGAGTTTTAAGAACCTCTGTGGACAGAGCTAATTCAAAAGCATATAACACATTGCTAATGATTCTGGATTACATTAAATCAATGAGAGGGGGGAAGTTGATTAGTATTAAGATAGTAAGACTTAATACTGGTGCACATGGCTAGACAGATACTAAATGGACTTAAAATACAACATCACACATTTAGCCTTCACAAGCTAATGGCAAGCCAATCCTCTGCCCATTTCTTTCTGCAAGAGATACCTGAATtctaacaaataataataataaataacaaaCAGTTCACATTTAGGAACATCTACTCACCTGTCAAAAGTCAAACCTTTTCCAACTAATCCCAACTTGACTTTAacaggtccactttgaggcttgtAACATAAATGGATGAAATGAGGGGGGTTTGCGGAGGCTGCAGCAACACCAAGATAAGACCCCATCTTCAATTCTTTGCACTGCTCTACATTTAGAATGTTAGCAGACAAAACATCACTGTACATGGCTGCGACCTTTGAAGCTTCTTCTGCTAGTACCCCTGAAACAGTAATTCATACAGTTTAAGGCAAGAATTATATCACCTGCAGTTACAGAACTACAAACGCCAAAACCCTAATCAGTCCTCCCACCCCActaggaacaaaaaaaaattcgattTCCCAGCAAACACATTGATTTGCTAAAATTGTGCTTATAATCAACTCATACATGGACTAAACAAAATGGCATTAgcacaaaaattaattttcgGAAGGGGAAGAAAACAATACTGTAATAAAGGACTCAATACAAACCAGGTGTGAGTACGTTTGCTGGTGAATTTACAAGCTCTCTTCCAAAAATTATGGCAGAAGACACATCCTCGGCATATTTAAGCTTCTTCTCTATTTCAGGTCCAGCTCCAAAACCAAGAACATCCACGGATTTAAGAACTGATTTCTTTGACTCTGACTTATACCTGTTATCTTCATACACCCCCAGCACAGTACCTATCACAATTAAAACCATTCTCTGAGCTTAATTTTAAGTTTATACCAAACTGATATTATCATCAACCATTATGCCACGAAAATGGTAAAAGTACCAGATGCTATTGCCGAAGCGGTATTAAGCTTTGATTCATTTGAGAGACCCTCATTACAGGCAAGCACAACAGCAACATTGCTAGCTTGAGCAGCCTTGGCAGCTGCAGCAACAGCCTCACCAAGACCATGAGAAGCAGCAGTTGTTGAGGCCGATTGTCCAAGCCCAATCAAGCCAACCCTTTTAGAGCCAAGGCCGGGAAGCCTAAGAACTGTTGACTGACCAGACTTTCCCTGGAAGTCCTCCTCAGATGTAGCTTCAGCTAAGAGACCATCCAACTGGGCATCTAGCTTCTTCAAAATTGGGTTTGCAAACTTGCAGTTCTCATCCTTGGCCATGTCTTTCTCTGTTACCCCCACAGCAAGTACGTCTCCTTTccattccaacgcatcaatgtctTTAGCACCGAAAGAGACCTTCAGAGGGTTTTTACAACACATAAAACACATATTTAGAGTTCCCTTGGTATAAAACATCCAAAAATCTTAAAATTCATACATGATCTATCAGCAGAATATGATTCGAAATGCAGAAATTGCGAGCCAATCAATAGATAAGCGTCATGACTTCATTTAGCAACCAATCACAAAACAAGACATCGATAGCTTCTAGGGTTTTAGCCAATAACAACAAATTGAGCGAAAACATAATTGAACAAGTGAGTGAACAGCATTTAATCACCACATAGTCCCACATAATGTTAAAGGTCGCCGAGCTTATACAAACTCTGATTTGAGATCTAAAAAACGAACAGTCGAACCAAAATGATCaatcacaataaatatacaCATACACGTAAAGCGTGAGAGAGCAACAGCGAAAAAAAATACCTTTGGGAATTCGATACTAGCGGGTTGAGTGAGGCCGAGAGTGGCCTTAGCTACCGTGTGAGCCATGAGCCTGCTACCTCTACTAGACCAAGGCGACACAACCGCTAAAGAACGTCGGAGTACAGGCGCAGACCGTAATttagagaaaaacaaagaggAGCAAgaggaagaacaagaagaggATGCGACTAAGGAGATCGACGCGACAATGGCGGCCATTATTCAGTGTGAGAGGGCGTGTATATTTATAGTGGAACCATcgaaaaatgttaaaaattcAACCACCCAATCCCTAACGTAAACAAGCATTTTATTTCTTTAACGGGCTTGGGCTTTTTGTTGATAAGACGCCCATGGCCGTCCATCCCGCATCGTATGCAAGGTTCATTGCTTGCCAGTGCCGATGCACACGTCACCACTCACCGCCTTTGGAATCATATTTCATTTCTTAACCTAGTTAAGATATTTTATACTGCCTTGGGTTGTCTTATTATAGTAGCACAAATGCATGGATAAATTAAAGTTTATCCTATCTCTTTTCAAAAATTTACAAATATAATACTAGAGGAAGACTCAAGTGCAAAATCTCACATTTTATCCATCCATCATTCACGTGTAAACCCCATCACATGGGGTCACATTTATACCAAATGAATTGtgttagagcaactccaatggacTTGGTATAAAGCACTCCAAAGCTATATTTCTTGAGAAAGTGTAGTACTAATGATCTACAATGGGAACAAAATGACACTCCAAATGGGTTGGAATATTTGAAGACGCTTCTTATTTGGAGTGtactctaaaaaaaaaaagtaaacacaaGTGGATccaagtgaagagagagatataattgaaaggaagagagagataatgaaaatgaaaagagagaagagagagaagagcagTATGGAGTATTGGTTCAAGTGCGTTTACTGTGAATATATTTGAATGCGACACTTGTTAAATAGATAGTTACACAATAATTAAAGTATTTGGAGTGTGGACACCAGTGTGTCCATCGTGGAGACtcttagatggatcccgcacttgTGTAGAATTCCACACCTGGGAATTTTCTTATAATGCTatagtttaaaaaaatataattttaaaaaatattataggtAAGTCTctcaattaaaaattatattatgatAAGACAATCAAATCAATATATTTGTTCCATAAAATTTAAGACACTATTTCATAAAGAACAAaactaataaataattattttgctAACTGAAATATTCAAAATTGGATCATCATCCTCGATGACTAGATGATGCACCTAAGTTTGAAAAACACTTACATGGTGGTGACTTGCAGCGACATTGTCTTCGGGAACAGATTGGGCATCTTGTCTCGTATGCAAGTTTCGTTGTTGGCCTTGCTGATGCGCACGTCACCGTCGTTGGAATCAACTAGCAAGGGCGGCCCTGGGGTGGGGCGACACGGGCGGTCGCCCTGGGCCCCCAAATCCCCAGggcccaaaatttttttaaaaaatattgat
Protein-coding regions in this window:
- the LOC119997435 gene encoding leucine aminopeptidase 1-like, with protein sequence MAAIVASISLVASSSCSSSCSSLFFSKLRSAPVLRRSLAVVSPWSSRGSRLMAHTVAKATLGLTQPASIEFPKVSFGAKDIDALEWKGDVLAVGVTEKDMAKDENCKFANPILKKLDAQLDGLLAEATSEEDFQGKSGQSTVLRLPGLGSKRVGLIGLGQSASTTAASHGLGEAVAAAAKAAQASNVAVVLACNEGLSNESKLNTASAIASGTVLGVYEDNRYKSESKKSVLKSVDVLGFGAGPEIEKKLKYAEDVSSAIIFGRELVNSPANVLTPGVLAEEASKVAAMYSDVLSANILNVEQCKELKMGSYLGVAAASANPPHFIHLCYKPQSGPVKVKLGLVGKGLTFDSGGYNIKTGPGCSIELMKFDMGGSAAVLGAAKAIGQIKPPGVEVHFIVAACENMISGTGMRPGDIVTASNGKTIEVNNTDAEGRLTLADALVYACNQGVEKIVDLATLTGACVIALGPSIAGVFTPNDELAKEVLAASEVSGEKFWRLPLEESYWESMKSGVADMVNTGGRQGGAITAALFLKQFVDEKVQWMHIDLAGPVWNDKKRAATGFGISTLVEWVLKNSSA